ttcctcttcccattaCATTCAAAAACAAGGCTCTTTATCTACAATGTCCTTAATTAAAAGTACTAAGAACTTTGCTTTCCATTCTCCCCTTCATAGGAATAGATTTTAAATGACATCAATTCATTTAGCCAACTGATTTAATGCTACATCTAGATGATCTGCGGTAACTGCACAATATTCTCCATGAGTCAACTCTTCTACAAACAAAGACTAATAACTTCTGATGccatgaacaaaacagattttgATAGGATTATACCTATTTAAGGACCACACATTCCTTGGAGGAATATGGGTGACGCTATCAGTGCGTGGCTTCAAAAGAACAGGTGTTCTAAATTTGCAAGGTGTTATTAAGTTTGGTCTTTTAAAAACTTGGTtagccatggggtgcctggctggctcaactggtagagcatgcagctcttgatttcaaggttgtgagttcaagccccatgttgggtgtagacattacttaataataaaatcttaaaaaaaaaaaaaaagattatttaaaataagtaaataaatacttggtTAGCCAAATGACCCTACTTCAGGAGTAAACCTAAATAATCACTATGTTGGTCCCATCCAAAAGCCACAACTGATCTTGAGTAAGTGTGATTTCTGCTGGTTCACAGCACACTTCTGGAGCAGTAGTGTGTGCAATTAGAGAGAGGGGGAACTGGCAGTcaggatacagaaaataaaaaaaaatccagttctaCAGGGAGACGCGTGCTCTGGAGCAGAAATCACAGTATCAGTGGTTTGGAAGGAGTGTAAGGTAATCTAGTATCTATTGCTTAAATTGGGAGCAGGAAGAAGATTgctggaatgtaagctccaccAGAGAGTCCTCAACGATTTACTCCAGGTACATAATATGCACTCAACAAACACATGACTGAATGAATATGGCAGTGCTAGAATATGAAAGTTGGAAAAAATCATTCAGAACTCGGGGGCTAAATTAGAGGGCCACGGGAGTCCAGAAGAAATTTCCCAGTGATATAATTGAGCATGACAGGAAGGGGAGCTAGTTCGAAAGGAAAAGTATGATAACTGGAAACTGGGTTATCAAACCTGCATTTCTAATGTGACTCCAGCCCCGTATCTTATTTGAACATGACATTCAACCCTAGGTTAAATGAGATGCAAATCCGCCGTAGATTTCCAAGAATTCTCTAACCATGTAAAAATTGTTACTTCCTAATGTTGCCTGAACATCCTCCTTATTCTGCACATGGACGCGAGGGAGAGACGGGTGTTGGCAGAGAGCAAACAGGCAGGTGAGGGGCCAAAGCTACAATCTAGTTTTTGCCGCAGCTGCTGCTGCACCTGCCCCATTCCTCAGTCTTGGGGCATCCATCAAGGGGATATCTGAAAGATGACTCAAAGTATCGGAATGGAGGCGAAACAAGAACACGTCAGGAGCTCGGGTCCAACTCTCATAACTCCGGTTCCAGGGTATTCTTTGTGGGTGCGGCTGGCGCCAGCCGTGAAACCACGACAGACGCTGGGTAAAGGTCGCCAGCTGAAAAGATGGTAGCCAGGAGACCTCTACGTACAACAGATTTGGGGCGTTCCCCTCTGGGCAGGCAAAACGCCCCCTCAAGGCGCATTACGTCAACGAGCACAAGAGCGGTTACCTTAGCAGAATAACGCCCTCAGTCCACCACGCGACTCCGCTCCACCCTCCCCGGGGCACCCGCAGGCACACACAGGCCGAACGGTGACGTCAGCCCTTCCTGGCACCGCCTCGATGTCGTACTTCCAGTGGCCTGTCGTAATTGCCGGCAAGAGAGGCCTCGAGCAGAAGGGCACGCTCGCGGTACACCTTACCCTGCTAGCCGGCATACGCGCAGGTCGTTGGCGCGGGCCCCGGAGACCGAAGCCAATGAGGCGCGGTGACATCACTGCGTATCAGGCGGCGCAGCCGCACTCGTGCCGCGAGAAGGCAGAGCGAGTTCGGTTGCACCAACACCGGTACTTAGGCGCGGACCGGCGTGTCCTTGGACTGAGAGCTGGACGTCCGGCTTGAGAGCGGGCACCTTCTCTTCGCGCGCAACCAAAGAGCGGTGAGCGCAAAGCGGGGAGGCCGAAGCGGGCGGGAAGCGCAGCCGTAGGAGCACGCAATTGCGTTGGTAGGTATGCGGGCGGGGCCGAGGTCAGTGCCCGGGTTCTGCGAGTGGGGCCCACGCGGGGTCAGTAGGCCCAGAAGTGAAGACCCCGGACTTTGGCCAGCCAGACCCCGGTGGGCTACGGCTTGCAATGGGGTGGAATCCCAACTAAGTGAGGGAATGGGTCAGTCAGGACTCTGAAAGCCCAAGGCGACTTGGTTGCGGATCCGACGGAGACCCCAGCTCTCGTAGTCGGGGCTGAGGGTTGTAGACGCGACCGACGGGACTTCCCGGGATGAGGGCGGGACGGTGCGCAGCGCCTCACGTTCTTCATGGAGAGGAAAAAACTGCTCCTCCAAAAAggggtcatttttcttcttggttACCTGTCGCTTCTCCCCTTAACCTGCCTAAGCATCTCGGGAAGTTAAGTTTCATCAGTCTCCTTGAAACCTGCCTGATTGGGTGACCTCGTGGTCTCTTCCAGAGATCCCAGAGCGGGGTTCCTTGCGAGACCTCAGCCCCCTGCTGCCCTCCCACTCACAACAGCAAGACAGTTTATAGTGACCTGAGCAGGCCGAATCAAccatgatttctatttttttttaaatatattttgatctCTCCTGAGACGTGGCTTCAAACTGTAGTATGAATAAATAACTAGGCTTTCTTAAAAGTTGAAATTTCGGTAGTTTGGGTTTAATGTAATCATGGTTTTCAACGTATTCAGATTTGTGACTTTTTGTGACCTTGACCTCAACTTTTGAAATGGTTTTGAACTAGGTTCCCTCTTTGCTTACTTGGGTTTTAATTCTGTCACTTAGACACACATAGATGTGTTTTTAAGGAAGttctccttccctgtttttgGTACTAAAGAGTCTGTTGCAAGTGTACCAATAAGTAAAATGGGATTTACCCTGGTGCTCAATATCATATCATAGGTTCAGATTCGCAGTGGATGAGTAAGTGTCCAGAGTGATCACTGATTTCCATGGGACTTTTACTTGAAGGAAGTAAGTAATTGAGTGTTTcgtttttagatttaaaaatgggTGATGTTGAGAAGGGCAAGAAGATTTTTGTTCAGAAGTGTGCCCAGTGCCATACTGTGGAAAAGGGAGGCAAGCACAAGACTGGGCCAAATCTCCACGGTTTATTTGGGCGAAAGACAGGCCAAGCCCCTGGGTTTTCTTACACGGATGCCAACAAGAACAAAGGTAAGGCGGGACAGTTGTAAAATTACAGAAGCACAAATTGCATGAATATAACCAACGGTAAGACCTTCATCAGGAGTGTAAAATACTTAATATACATTCCTCCTTGTTTAGGCATCACCTGGGGAGAGGAGACACTGATGGAGTATttggagaatcccaagaagtacATCCCTGGAACAAAAATGATCTTCGCTGGCATTAAGAAGGCAGGGGAAAGAGCAGACTTGATAGCTTATCTCAAAAAAGCTACTAAGGAGTAATAGTTGGCTGTTGCCttatttattacaaaacaaaaatgtctcatGACTTTTTTTATGTGTACCATATTTAAATTGATCACATACACCAGAATTCAGATCATGAATGGCTGATAGAATATTTCTTTTGGACAGTCCTGATTTAAATAAGATTGGCTTGTGGTTAAATGAATATGATTGGCTTTTTGACCTTTGATAGTAATTCTGGTTCAGCAAGTGCTGTCACTGTTTTCCCCTTTGAATATGATTGGAATTGATTAGATTGTTGGGCTTTTCACAGAGATGGTAAATGCCATCTCTAAACTTACAGGAGATtggttttatatttagatttatataactggttatattaatatatttaaatactgagGAAATCCCTTCACTGTATCAGAACAGCAAGACTCAGCTGTGTTTCAAAAGTTGTGTTAGCCTGTTAAAGGCAAGGGCTGAAGATAAGCTGGCAATGTCCACTTTATCTTTTTAGTCTTAACTATGCCAATTTAGTTAAAATTCCCTGCATTTAAAATGTTGCCTTTTGCTTAATGAAAGGCATTTTAGTGTGGTTTatgtataatattaaataaacaatagTAACACTtctcacattttatagatgatctGCAAGGtcagatgcttttaaaattcagtgtgaTAAGTTATAGCAGCAGATTTGGCCTGTGAATTCTTTACTAAGTTGTAATTCAGGATTGTCTTCTAAATAGCTATTCAAAAATACAACTGTGGAATtaccatatatgtatgattgGTAATGGTGCTTTTGCTAACTCGTTAGAAGGGTTAAAGTAGAGGAGATATATCATCAGCACAAATTTGTAAATTATGTGATAAGGCTtaagataattaaaaacagaatcacaGATCATGATTTTTCTAATGTGCTTGATTTAATGACTGATGCCAGAATTTAAGTACAACAGCCCTAAGTGCTGATGGAGCAGTGTTACTAATAGTATTAGATTGTGTACTTATTCCTCTAGGACAGTCTGAACTAGAACAACACTTCAGTGATTCATCCTTAGAGTTTCTTTGGCCAGAATGAACCCTCAGACTTTCATACGTGGATAAAACAACATGCTTCTGGTCACAGTTTTGTGGTGTGTGACTATAATTTTTGTACAAGTTATTTCATACATGGTCCATGCCCTAACAATTAGAGAGACCCTGGCCATTTTATGGAGGTGGTGAAATTCTCAGTgaaagaaactgacaagctgTCTCTGAGACAATAAGGAAACTGGGAAGAGGCCTTGTCTGTCAATGGTTTCAAAGATGATGGGGATGATTAGATAGCTTGTTAAGGCCTGGCAAAGCAATTTGTCATTTAACCTTATTTTCAATCATTGGAAAAATGTAAGTAAGCAAAGAAGTCAAACAATTTGGGAAAGCAAAAGAAGGCCTACTGTAATCAGAGGTAACACCTTTGTAACAACTTGATAACTGCAGAAGTTAGTGGTATTCAGAAACAGTCTAGCCATTTAGCTTATAAGAATTCTAGATCAATATGGGAAGACATGGAGTCCAGGGGGCTGATTTACTTCTGTGCCTCCTACATCAACAGAAGCCTATGTTGACAGAGATACTTGAGTACCTGCTGTCTTCTAGGACAGTTATACTCAGTAAGTGCATCTGGTGATTCATACATAATGTAAATGATCCTAAAACTAATTCAAAAGAAATTCCCAGTTATGAGGTATACATGCTCTTTTAGAAATCAATAGgataaaaacactttattttgagagacagagggagagagaatctcaagtaggctccatgctatcagcacagaacccaacacaaggctccatcccaggaaccatgaaatcatgataaAGCCAATATCAAgtcatgctcaaccaactgagccaccaggtaccctgAGAGCCAGatgcttttaagtttttcttccCAGTTCCATCTACACCATGGATTTCATCTAGAACAGCACTGTCCtatagaattttctgtgatgatggattGTACTTGTGCTATCCAATATAGTGCCAGTAATAAGCCCTTGAAAAATGGCTAGGTGTATATAGCTATAAATGGCTACCTTATATGACTGTTGTTGAGCATTGACACCTGTGAAAGCTCTGGACTGGTGAGCACCAGAATACTTTACATTCACGTCAAATTCCTTGAAAGTCACAGTGAAAAGTTGACCTCTTCCAAGGTTAGCAGTGACCTAATTGTCATGTCtagttcttttctgttctcaATAGTTATGATGATCTCTAGGACTTTTGACACACTTGACTTCTCTTTTACTCTGCCTTGGTTTAGGTTTCACACTCAACATGGAATAAAATACAGGCATCATAGAATCTTTATGCACATGTAGCTTTAATAGGTTGGTAACTCATATACATTGTTTTGCATGACATTTTACCCAAATCCTAGCCCTATGATTCAGATTGCTTTATAAAGTCCATTCACTTTTCAGTTTAGCTTCAGTACCTCGTAAGGTGTATCATCTAGTAGCCTCTTTACAGCACTCACACTTCCTTTTCTTACTAAAGACCACATTCTCCAGGCCTCTAAACCTCTGCAGCCCTCacaggtggagcctgcttgttcTTTCACACTGTCCACAGCAGAGATCATTGTGGTCTTGGCACCTTCCAGACTCCTCTTACTCTCACAGACAGAACTACCTGTGTGAGATTGAGGACATCTTTGTGGACCCTTTCCTGTTTTCTGTACTTCAGGACCTTCACTATATTTGCTAAGAATTTACATGCTCCATTCTCActcttttgaagaaataaaattatactggTAAGAGCTAcataaaagtgaatgaatgaaaaaaaagtgaatgaatgatcTGTCTTTAATGCCACTATAACCTCAAAACTTTTTACTGGATTTTAACTCTTCTCTGCTGCTCTCCCATAGCTGCAACTTAGACTTGTCGTTGCTCCAGAACTTCTCCACTTCTCAATTTTGAAATCCCATTATACAACCTCATACTACATAGCTCTCTTCTTCATGTCTATTTCCTTTTACTCATCAAAATCCCAGTCCCTACTCGTTCCCTTGTGGTTTCCTTCCATAGCCAACTTTTCAGCATATCTTTTCAGTCGATGCATTGCCTACATCCAATACCATTGTCACCGGTTGCTTTCTGTAGCATCTCCTCTGCACACACCCAGCCTGGAAGCAGCCCAGCCATCTGCTTTCTCCACTTCCACATCTGATCTGAGCATTCTTGAAGAAAATCACATACATCTGCCAACTGGCACCACTGTAAA
This DNA window, taken from Neofelis nebulosa isolate mNeoNeb1 chromosome 4, mNeoNeb1.pri, whole genome shotgun sequence, encodes the following:
- the LOC131509259 gene encoding cytochrome c, with the protein product MGDVEKGKKIFVQKCAQCHTVEKGGKHKTGPNLHGLFGRKTGQAPGFSYTDANKNKGITWGEETLMEYLENPKKYIPGTKMIFAGIKKAGERADLIAYLKKATKE